The following proteins are co-located in the Hippoglossus stenolepis isolate QCI-W04-F060 chromosome 23, HSTE1.2, whole genome shotgun sequence genome:
- the zgc:194930 gene encoding uncharacterized protein zgc:194930 isoform X2 translates to MGCRCCRMIKSYIYDPSVEVDGRKTDSAGNSLYQPHHLPGRPPSIDPLSRHDKQKEGIHNLAYSKSNDSTLKLEVDNNHLNQRLHAAPSPTKELHQQASGLPEDGGLYIIQPDAVAPKWMSQEKRPSQVPVYPNITEYEDQRNYSERGHRESRDEWDTSISKCGNGTESLSADEIEVDEGVGGTPDYPCDTGDEGSVLSVDMHTSTTSLSSVDTRDELRLRKTLDVSTMESGISVTKYEEEEEGEGEGEVQSVTDSMVAEALAALEAATAGEDFD, encoded by the coding sequence CTACATCTACGACCCCTCTGTGGAGGTGGATGGGAGGAAGACCGACTCCGCCGGCAACTCGCTCTACCAGCCCCACCACCTTCCAGGCAGGCCCCCCAGCATCGACCCGCTGAGCAGACACGACAAGCAGAAGGAGGGCATCCACAACCTGGCCTACAGCAAGTCCAACGACAGCACCCTGAAGCTAGAGGTGGACAACAACCACCTCAACCAGAGGCTGCACGCAGCGCCTTCACCCACGAAGGAGCTGCACCAGCAGGCGAGCGGACTGCCTGAAGACGGCGGTCTGTACATCATCCAGCCCGACGCTGTGGCACCGAAATGGATGTCACAAGAAAAAAGGCCGAGCCAGGTGCCGGTTTACCCCAACATAACGGAGTATGAGGACCAAAGAAACTACAGCGAACGGGGACACCGAGAGTCACGGGACGAGTGGGACACCTCCATCAGCAAGTGTGGGAATGGCACTGAAAGCCTATCAGCAGATGAGATCGAGGTGGACGAGGGCGTGGGAGGGACGCCAGATTATCCGTGCGACACCGGGGACGAGGGTAGCGTCCTATCGGTGGACATGcacaccagcaccaccagcctGTCCTCAGTTGACACCAGGGACGAGCTCCGACTGCGAAAGACTCTGGACGTTTCCACCATGGAGAGCGGGATCTCGGTGACGAAgtacgaggaggaggaggagggggagggggagggggaggtgcaGAGCGTCACAGACTCAATGGTGGCGGAGGCTCTGGCTGCCCTTGAAGCCGCCACCGCCGGAGAGGACTTTGATTGA